Genomic window (Cucumis sativus cultivar 9930 chromosome 2, Cucumber_9930_V3, whole genome shotgun sequence):
AAATCTATGTTAGattgtaataataaatgtattgTCTTTTAGTTAGCCTAGAGTGTCTACTGCTGCCTTACTACCCAACTAAAAACAATCTTCAGGACTAAACCCCCAACCTTAACCATCTCAGCAATTTTGTAAGTAACATTACAGTTTCTATCATAACAATTACAAGAATAATAATCACAAAACACCCCCACCTAATGTAtaatgttttaactttttggtaattttaatttatttttattattcttctaaCTATGCATGCATGTTGACAGAGGTTTCAACATCCTACTCCAAGAGAATAAACGTTATTAGCTTTAACTATATAAATGAGTTATGTACTctcattttttgttaaatcaTTACACTTTATTTTACCATTAATGACATATTATATACGCGGTAAGGTGTGTCGGtataattacatttataataatctatTGGTTTCAAGTTTTAGGTCAGTTAATGACTTAATTAACTTGGTATTAGAAATGCTATCAAACAAATGCTACACTTTGTTGTGAACAAAGTCTAAACTCCTTTTGTAATTGTCATATGCTTCTCCTTATCTCTTGAATTGGAAAGGTTTTCTTTACTTagccttcttttctttatgttttcttgCTATATCAGCGGAGTTACTGAAGAATGATCTCTTAGAAAAgtaactataataataataaagtaaactTTAAGAGTACATGATATTATGAATGATATTAATTACACAGATTTTTTGGAAATGTGGTCTCCAGTTCTCCAACCTATTTTAGTTCATCTTCTAAGGGGAATTAGTAGGCATAGCAAATTGATGCATTCCATTTTTCTTACAAACTTGCATAAACTATgattacatttttaaagttttaatttgatcaaTTAACCTCCTAGACTTTATTAGGTGTTGCAATAAGCACTTGTGTGAATTGATGTGTAATTTCATACCTAGTATTTCTCGAGAGTGTACACCTAACGAAGATGTTCTAATGTTAtcttcttattaaaaaaggtAGTGTTCATTCtatttacttatatatatatatatgatattatttgtACCTTATTAACTTTACCTCCTAAGCTATACTTGAAGTTGCAAAATAATACGGGATAATGTTTTAGGATTTAACGCCAAACTTAACACAAACCCATTATATAGCACTGAATTGAagcaaattataaaaaaaaaaaagagagagagagagagaagaaatgtATATAATAACCCATAAACCATGAACAAAATCTTAATCCATTCATTAAGTTATTTCCATAATGTTCTAATTAAACTTATGAAGTTAAATCAATACCATTTTGGGTGGTGGTGGGGggaaaatataatcaaaagtgatgatagagaagaagaaaaagtaggGTTTGTTTCAGAAGAAGCTAATCCTTCTCGAATGGCGTTCCAATGAAAGcaaccaagaaagaaaaggatgCATGAAATTTAATGATTCAAACTGCAAAAGAAAGCACACAccataataaaatgaaatgatgaggataaattataatacaaaCTCCCTGATATTTCTGACCCTTTTCATGTGGGTGTCACccctaatttaattttacccTTCTAACCTATTTCTTCGtccaaacatatatttaaacCCCCTTCTCTCTCCTCATATTccttcttatttttattatccaTATCCCTATCCcttcaattaattttcttctcaaatccAATTCccattcatttaattaaaaggatGTTTGTGAATTAAATTCAACATGTCACCAAATAGTACTTAATATTGGCTAACTAAAAGGATGTTTGTGAACACATTTCTTAGTATGAGAcactttcaaatgaaattaaaaatgtagtTAGATCGTTTGTTGTTCTTAACGATCGTTTCCTAATTATCTTAAGAATAgtggtttttttaaagattatatgagaataaaatttcttaaaaattaaaataaaacaagttttatttaatacatgtatatgtaaaGTGGAGGACGCAAAGATAACTGTGGGGGAAAAGTATGTGTCTTCCCTTAACCATCtcttaattgttatttttagtAAAGAGAATAATTGCTGTATATTAGTTCGTACATTATTATCGATGTTTGGGAATTAAATAGCCATTGTTTGCATTACGAAGAATTTAATGAggtataaaaattaattgatcacTAAATGAATACCGTTAAGTGCATTTATGAGATgtttaaagaaagaacaatTGCATTTATGAGAGAGAAGAGCACCTTCCAAACATCCTTAAACACCACGACCACGATAGccttaaatataatttagaacACATTTATGATATTCAACAATCAAaggttaaataatattaatcaCTAATGAGGAGTAATATCTTTAGAACATACTACAACCATCAACCGTTCgggttttaatttcaattcctCTAGAAAAGTTACACACAAATCACCATTTCCTTCAATGCACTAGCGTCTAATACATGTAAAAATCAGATCgggaaacaaacaaatataaaaggttttttttcttaagaatcTCATTGTTTATTCATATTATGTTGGTTATTTGAGTGTGAATCattggaaatttgaaaaagatttgGAATAttattgagagagagagatttaaaatagttttgaaaattaaaaatgccAATGAATTTCCAGCAAATTGTTTTCTCTCAATCATTTCAGCTGAATGCAATGTCAACAATCTCTTTATCTTCGATTTTTTGATACATCCAATAATTTAGAAACAACAAGTACAAAACCGgatattattgttaaatatCCCAAATTATTGGtcaattaatcaaattaaaaaaaaagaagaaaaaaccctTAGATATATGACACATGTCTCAACATTACAttattgcatatatatattatatgatattaaattaatatataaataaggtttcacaagaaaaataatattggtGTGTTCCCCCCACCGATACCAAccttctttctccttcttctccttctgaaaatttctataaaattggAGCCTTTTGTACTTGTttaattgactttttttttttttttggtaataattaattgagagAGGGATTTAGTGATGGATATTGAGGAGATGGGAAAGTTTGGAGAGAATTTTGAATGTAATGAAATTGCAACTAGTTTGGATTTTGGTTTTGGTAGTTCCAATATTACTTCCACTTCACATCCTATTTTTCCGTCTTTTAACAATATCCCACCAACCACTCTTTCTATGAATAACGCCACTCACGCTGTTGCACCGCCGTCTTTTCCGCCCTATTCCGCCGCTGCCCGGTGGAGATCCCATTTTCCAGCCACCCGAAATTCCCGCATGGTATGTATCATATATAACTCTTGTATACTTTGAGTACTTTTTAATCACTTTTGGTACTGTATAACTAAATAACCTAATATTCCATGGAGTGaggatttgtttgatttttagttctttgtttttctcgtTTATGTTAAAAGTCTTAgaatttctaattaaattttaacgaCAAAACATATAGAAGTAAGTgtagtattttgtaaaatgaaggtagaaatttaaaaaataggagTGAGGGTTAGTGGCCgatttatgaaaatgtttttaagaAGGCAGGGGAGGAGGAAGTGGAAGGATCAGAATCAGAATCAATGGGGGGAGGGATGAGAGAGATGATATACAGAATAGCAGCAATGCAGCCAATAGAGATAGACCCAGAAGCAGTGAAGGCACCAAAGCGACGGAATGTTAAGATTTCAAAAGATCCACAGAGCGTAGCGGCAAGGCATAGACGAGAGAGAATTAGCGAAAGAATCAGAATTCTTCAAAGAATAGTCCCAGGTGGCACCAAAATGGACACCGCTTCCATGTTAGACGAAGCCATTCATTACcttaagtttttgaaaaaccaaCTCCATTCACTCCAAATCGCCGCcgcctcctcctcctcctcctcctcctcatcCTCCGCCTACGCCTTTCCCACCATCGctcattataataataaacaacaaCACTTGATCCACTTTCCTCAATTGCCAACCCATCCACATCACCACCTGAACCAAGATGcctgattttcttttttcgatCATGATGATTGGCCGGTAGAGttccaaaatttgataaaaattgtaAGATGGTCACTCACATGCAGTGCGAAGGTTTTATGAAAGAGACATCTCTTGTACTCTACTGTTTGAGGAACTTTTATGTCTCATGACAATTTTTGTTTCGCTTTCCTTAATTCTTTCATCGATGGACAAAGTAGTTGTTGTGCTTATTACTTCTTCAACCTAAtagtattaattattaattgctTTAATCAAAAGCCAAAATGAGTTTGATTTCGGTTTATTACGTGAGTTAGCCATAACTAAAATTCCTATACAATCAATATATTTCCCACCAAATATATCGTAAAAAAATACGCATAATATTttacaacaataatattagAATGGATTTATTGGGTATGTTAGAGCTATGAAGGGGTTGCAGcgattcaattttataaataatgtgACACCTGGAACATTATacatacaaatattaaattgaagaaagaagcACGTGAAGTGCACATGAATAGTCTGACAAGGAGGGGTGGGTGGCTTACGgctacttttactttttttggTTTACAATGATGACGTCGTCTCACCTGAAAGCCATTCCTCCCAACACGTGTACGGCGTTTTCCGACGCTCCGACGTCTAATCATCCAAGAAGCTTTCTCACACCTCACTTAATTGCCCACGTGGCACTGCCATTCAACGCATTTCATTTAACACCGCTCTCTGTGTGACTTTCCACTTTCCAGTGtggaaaatataattacatgCCCAACtttattcatcttttcttttttcatgtcATTAAAGACCTTTTAAGTAGTCGAAATTTATTAAGTAAATTAAACTATCATATGAATCCTAACATATTCCCATactatattgttattattaggatgaaaattaacaaattggATGTTGTTGAGAATGGTATTAGTAAAATACATAGATTAGATGGTATTTAAAGATAGAGTAATAAAGTCACATATAtttcaattctattttaaatgaaatgacatatatttggttatattttaatttatttttgttatatttaaaatgctttttatatgtaataaacTTCTAAATGAATATATACAAACTTTAGAGGAAAATTAGGAAGTGAGTAAAAACtagatagaaaaagaagagagtaatacaaattttatggATATTATAGGGATAAATAAAGTGAAATCGGATGAAACCAACCTCAAGTAATCAACCAATAATCACTTTCTTGTCAGGGCCAAAAATCATTAGAAGGaaagtgattttatttttaggaatgtaaaaaaaacaattttgatcattttaaCCTATTGGATACAATTTTTTCCaatgaatttcaaattgtaAAAGATTGTTGCTTAAATCTTCTCTCATATGCATAGTTAAAGTCAATACACTACTTTCAAAAGTACTTATTTGCATATTGAGAGTTACCCATCTTTGTGGTgacaatttttgtattttgttttctttttaaaagtattataatattttacattCAAGTATATGTTCTTTCTCTCCCTTTTGGAAAAGATCTCAACGTTTCTTACTTTTTAATGttccatatttgaaaatgtacaTCAGAGGGAATAATAAATGGTGAGGCTAAAAGCGTAGTAATATGCTCTAAAGTCAAatctactaaaaaaaaaaaaaaaaaggacgcACCGACGCTAAAATGGATATTTGCATTAAACCACAaatcatcatctcaacaattGAAACTTCAATATCTGCCacattataattattgaattaaaatataagattgTATCTCTCCCAAAATTAGTAGCTTATACCAATTATGGAAGCTACAAAAAACTTGCCAATCTCTGGGACTGTTTAAGATTTGCTTTTGCACGGATTATAAACAATTATAGGATGATTTAAATGTATCATGTAAATAAcctaatataattatcaaaccaaTTTAAATCAGACAACTTCAGTATAATTATCTTGTAACAAATTAGTATAAAGAATCAAACTAACGTTTAATTTGTTCACTATATATCACTGTGACCCTTCAACAACTGAGATGTACACAGCCAGCAGTTATTCGATAATTTTTTTGTGCATATAACACCATCAAGCCTTAGACAATATAGTTTAGTAGAAAACAAAACCTGTTGAGAATTAAACAGATTAGAGAAAAGGGGTTACTTTAGTTACAAACATTGCACCAAATCTCGAACTTTTGTCTACATGGAAGTTGGCTACAGAAAGTTTCTGATATTTCACCTCCCATGAAGTTGGTTATGAATGTTTTACAAGCTCATTACGAATCTCTAGTAGAATAATTAACCACACCACGAGAAAACTGCATCGACGCCACATTCGAGTGGAAGTGGCAGCATCTCTTCATCTATACAATGTTGTTCCATGTTCTTAAACGCCAATTATCAGTAAATATAAACTCTATCTGTCAAAACAAGATCCATGACTGCCTTGATCAACATTAACGctaaatttttatgaaaacgAAACTTTTGTTCCAGAACAAACTGCAGACATAGGGAGGCCCAGCACTTCAAGTATTCCTGTGATAAAATCTTAAACCTATCAGTACAAAAGATTGTGATTTCAAGTAGGCAGATCTTCTCAAGAGCACAAATGAAATCTATTCCGACGAGTAAGAAAATTAGACAGTGAAAGTCTAATCACCTGGTTGAACGGCCATATCAGGGAATTGGTAATCAACGGAGCACTAAAAAGCATGGCAGGTGAAACAACCACTTAGGGAACCCATAGGACGGGCTCGATAAAAAGATAGAGACTTGATAGATGTCCTGTTATCTTGGGGGGACTGGTTTGCCATCACTGAGCTCCTCATTTCTTGGGCTCTCTTCTGAGCAGATTTAAGTTTATTCATGATCTTATCCATTGACGTTGCTCTCTTCTTTTCCAGCTTCATCTGATGCATGAGTCTCAGTGAGTAGgagcaaaaggaaaaactatATATTGTATCTATTATCCATCATTTACCAAATGTTAAAAATCATAAGAAATGctaattatgaaaaagaaaagtatgaaATGACGTATCAAGAACTATATAAGGCCAGAACCTCTAGTTTCCGTATAGCTGCATCAGCTTTTGCTTTCTGTAGATTTTCCCATGCAGTTATTTTGGCTTCCTCACGCTTAACCCTGCAAGAGTCAGAGTTGGAAAAGAACACCAAGTCAGCGAGTTAACTGCTGgcataatttttcattcaatgtGCATCTTTCCTTGGACTGGTAATGAATTGTAGGATTTATTACAAATCAGATGCATGTGACATGAGCAGGACGAACGTACTTTGAAATACTTTTTCCTATGTGAGGAATGTCTAGATCCGAACATCGAGAAACCGCATCAACATCTTTCTTCCTCCTGTCATCAAGAGAGTCTTTCCAAGGAAACGAGCCTTTATGTTTCTTAGACCATCTTGTCATAGTAACTTGATTATCAACTTGTACATCCCTGATCTCCAACTTAGAAGTGACAGCTCCCAGCTCAAACATATGCATAGCAGATGAACTTGAGGCAGAGATTGACGGTCTCGTCTTGGGAGATGAATGGACACTACTCTCTGGGCTCATTTGTGTAGCCATGTCCCTTCTTGAAACAACACGAGAAACATCCGTCCCTGAATCCTTGACTCTAGTTAGAATGTCGCCTGATTCTGCAAAGAATTTTAACACAAACTCTTTAGTGCTACAACTGTGTAATTGGTAGTCTGCTCAATTACAGACCATTTTCTCAAGCAAGATATCATATTTTCGTATATATCAATAGGTCCAAAGCAGTCTTATGTAGTTGATACAAAATATGCGATAGCTATTATATAACCCTGCGCTAGAATCAGGATCCATtataaaattgctaaaaatATGAACAGAATGATTAAAGTGCAATAACGAAGGACCAATGATCcttctttaaatttatgaagCAACTCATGTTTAAGCAAAGAAGAATAACTCAGAGCGGCCTTTACCTTCTTGTAAGCCTGTTGTTGATGACAATTGACCCAACATTTCAGAGCATCCATGAACACTAAGTGATCGCGCCATGGAGGGCTCTGTTTGTCCATGAAAGGCCACTTCATGCCCACCGGAATGAATCCCCAAGCTATTAGCTGATATCACTCCAGCTGAAAATGGTGACCCTGTAATGAAATTCCCAAAACTCCCACCTTCGTAGGCCGGAACTGCTGGCGAATATAGTGAATAGTATGCAGAACCAGGAGGGCCAAGTGGCCCACTCTTTGACTTCGGTCGCCGTTGAGGAAGTGGAACTGAGTTCCTCACAACCCCATCACCGGATATGGGACTAAAGATCCACCTTTCAGCATCTTCCCACTTTGATGGCAATGTTCTGCCGCTATTAAGAGTCAGCAATGCAGGGTTATTAGCATGTTTCCGACCACCATTGTTGTGCAATGGCACACGCTCTGAGCTCCACCCCTTTTGCATACCAAAGCTATTGTGCCGATAATTCGGCGTCCCAGGGCTTGGAAATGTTCCAGTTTTGCGCGTTGATACAACAGGGTTCTTCTTTACAGCTGCCAAACGAGGTGAGGAAGTTGTGGTAGCGTTATTTAGATCCAATGAAGCAGGTCTCCTTCTGTCCAGTTTCCTGGATTGAGCTTCAGATCTGGATCTATGATCTTGACACTCTGTAAAACCAACCCCAATTCAAGTAAATATTGCTGATAAAGacttagaaaatgaaatggagCTGGTTCTGTAATACCTTTCAGGGCAAGAGAAAAGGAATTCCTCGCTGAATCGACGGTTCTATTCTCATCTTCTAAATCGACATTGCTGTCATCCTTTTGATTTGCTGAGCATTAAGTGtgagaaaaaacaattagaatcaaatttgaagtatGCAAAAATTTCTGTGGGTGTTTCTTTGTGAGATTCtactttttttcccctttctttttattcttatgcCACGGAGCTTAAAATCTAGCTGTACCTTTCGCTTTTTCTCCCTTTGTATAGAGACGACTGTGTTTGTTGCTTAGTGCAGGTTTGTTTGGATCTGGATCTGGACCACCGCAACTCTCGTGGTTTCCTTCATCATGCCCTGCCAAATGCTGCAatcaaaatcacaaaacaaaaaatttcaatccCAGCACCCTTTTTTCCATCTGATCAATCATCTTCACAGCCCTGTACTCGCCTCCAAATCCCCTATTTCATTACAGTGTTTAGACAAGGAGACTTCCCGAATTCGTTGCCAATATTTGGTATGTAACtcaagaaagtaaaaaaaaaaaaaacccacgaAAACAAACTACGAAATGAACAACCCCAATTTTCCAATTCGTCTCTAATCTCTAACATTACTACACAAAATCCCCATTGAAACAATGCACGAAATAAACAACCCCATTTTACCAGTTCACCGCTAATCTTTGATACCATTCAGAAAAACGAAAACCCCACAAAAACAAACTAGAAAATAATCAATCCCATTTGAGTCAATGCGACAAGAAAACAGAGAGAAGTGAGATTTACAAGTGAGATTTCAGAGATGAGAGAATCGCGGTCGTGTGCCTCCGACGCAAAAGAGCAGCGCTCCACACTGGCAGAAGCAGAAGAAAAGAGACTGAAACTCGACTCAAGAGCGTAAATGACAGAATCGGGGCTGGAATCACGAGCTCTAAAGCCTGGCCTGGACGACGCAGTTTGGTCCTGAAACCCCATCTCCGGCACCTTTCTCCCTCTACTTCCCTGCATACATTACAGTAACACAGTCCctagagaaatagaaaaaggatAATGGTTGAAATGGCGGGCAGTGGAGGGAATCGCTAAGAGCCTTATGATTTGCCAGGACAATCCGTCCAAAGTTCTACTTCCTTagaagagaaattaaattaataaaatgttctATTTCTGGGGATAATGAGATTCCTTCCTTGGAAGCaaccttatttatttaagaactTCACCGTAAAAAAAGACAGAACAACCACTCTGTTTCAATCGACAAGAGACATATTTGTTAACGCCTGTAAGAATACAGAGTTGATAGttgtttgaaatgaaaaagtttggATCAATAGAATAGAAACGGTAAAACTATAATGGGGTTAGAGAGATTTgtaggtttaattttttttgtaagtgtTGAGGTTCCTTCGAGCTCCCCGTTTGAACGGCGAGCAAAACTGCATCACCCACATATCAATCACTGCCATTGCAGCACTGCCACCGTTTCTGTCCCACTTGTCTACTTCTTACTAGTCTAAGCTAATTTgattccttctttcttttttctctccttcaataaaaaagttttacCCAATCATTTTACTATTAAAAACCTTACAATTTTACaactttgtttcatttttgttctttatttaatatcgTTTAAGGAAAggattaaaatacaaattataagAAACAATATTGATAGtataataatgaattaaaaaaaggaaagctCGTGGGTGGTGCATGTGATGGGGGGCAGATTAAACAAATGTAAATCTgcaaaataacataaaattgttAGTAAATCTGACCAAAGAATCAACCAAATGCATGCCAAGAGATTGACCTTGAAAATGTGAAGCCCTCTTTCATTTTCCCTCTTCTATAATAATTGTCATGATATCTATTTTCAATGTCTGACTCTGACCTCTCATTTATGAACATCAACTCAGGGTTCCACCTAAATTTTCTACATTTACCCCCccaaaaaacaacaataatagaGTACAACTCAACATACAAAAGTACAAATTTCACATAACGATATAAACATAACTTAAGAGTAATTAGCATGTagtttttagatttcaaaaggttaattaaaatatgtgtttTATGACCAAGGTTTTTGTTCCAACTCTTACAATCTCAAAGATAATAATTAGTGTGATAATATATAGTtagataaatattataaattttaactatTGACTTAATAGAAGTTTGTAACACCTCTACTCATTATACAAATACAAGAGAATGTTAGTAAGAACATATAGAATATGTGAAAGAATTGATTAGTTGTATTGacaccaaataaaataataactacaatttaaaaatgttattcaTATGAGATCTACGAGAAAGCATCGGATAAAAgttggagaaaagaaaa
Coding sequences:
- the LOC101202771 gene encoding uncharacterized protein LOC101202771 produces the protein MQGSRGRKVPEMGFQDQTASSRPGFRARDSSPDSVIYALESSFSLFSSASASVERCSFASEAHDRDSLISEISLHLAGHDEGNHESCGGPDPDPNKPALSNKHSRLYTKGEKAKANQKDDSNVDLEDENRTVDSARNSFSLALKECQDHRSRSEAQSRKLDRRRPASLDLNNATTTSSPRLAAVKKNPVVSTRKTGTFPSPGTPNYRHNSFGMQKGWSSERVPLHNNGGRKHANNPALLTLNSGRTLPSKWEDAERWIFSPISGDGVVRNSVPLPQRRPKSKSGPLGPPGSAYYSLYSPAVPAYEGGSFGNFITGSPFSAGVISANSLGIHSGGHEVAFHGQTEPSMARSLSVHGCSEMLGQLSSTTGLQEESGDILTRVKDSGTDVSRVVSRRDMATQMSPESSVHSSPKTRPSISASSSSAMHMFELGAVTSKLEIRDVQVDNQVTMTRWSKKHKGSFPWKDSLDDRRKKDVDAVSRCSDLDIPHIGKSISKVKREEAKITAWENLQKAKADAAIRKLEMKLEKKRATSMDKIMNKLKSAQKRAQEMRSSVMANQSPQDNRTSIKSLSFYRARPMGSLSGCFTCHAF
- the LOC105434749 gene encoding transcription factor HEC3, encoding MDIEEMGKFGENFECNEIATSLDFGFGSSNITSTSHPIFPSFNNIPPTTLSMNNATHAVAPPSFPPYSAAARWRSHFPATRNSRMAGEEEVEGSESESMGGGMREMIYRIAAMQPIEIDPEAVKAPKRRNVKISKDPQSVAARHRRERISERIRILQRIVPGGTKMDTASMLDEAIHYLKFLKNQLHSLQIAAASSSSSSSSSSAYAFPTIAHYNNKQQHLIHFPQLPTHPHHHLNQDA